A window of Polaribacter litorisediminis contains these coding sequences:
- a CDS encoding T9SS type A sorting domain-containing protein: MKTKLLFIALFISTFLSAQSIEFTSAELTTAEIGSTITINYKYTIANDGNIYCAINLYNDWTWAANVVDGSLSPAPAGTDMTGSFSFSIPEGTTPAADLTSPFNYKMAIELSDSAWTWLAGAYPAAEINIVPQGALSVDSFTEMLDKISVYPNPSSNMLHIKGMQNLESSRIRITNLLGKELYTSNLNNSKIDISNFNAGIYILTIQSEKKSKSIKFVKQ, from the coding sequence ATGAAAACAAAATTACTTTTTATTGCATTATTTATCTCAACTTTTTTGAGCGCACAATCTATTGAATTTACATCCGCAGAGCTAACCACCGCAGAAATCGGAAGCACAATAACTATTAATTATAAATATACGATAGCCAATGATGGGAATATTTATTGTGCTATCAATTTGTATAACGATTGGACTTGGGCCGCTAATGTTGTAGATGGTTCTTTAAGTCCTGCTCCCGCAGGAACAGATATGACAGGGTCCTTTTCATTCTCCATTCCAGAGGGCACCACACCAGCAGCAGATTTAACAAGTCCGTTTAACTATAAAATGGCAATTGAGTTAAGTGATAGTGCTTGGACTTGGTTAGCAGGTGCATACCCAGCAGCGGAAATTAATATAGTTCCACAAGGCGCATTGAGTGTAGATTCATTTACAGAGATGCTAGATAAAATAAGTGTATATCCAAATCCGTCAAGCAATATGCTGCACATTAAAGGGATGCAGAATCTGGAAAGTTCAAGGATTAGAATTACAAATTTGTTAGGCAAAGAATTATATACATCAAATTTAAATAACAGTAAAATTGATATTTCAAATTTCAATGCTGGAATTTATATTTTAACGATTCAATCAGAAAAAAAATCTAAAAGTATAAAATTTGTGAAGCAATAA
- a CDS encoding GDSL-type esterase/lipase family protein, which translates to MKKCTIKFLSFFLTILSFTSCSQNNEEILVEEEIIIIPDNLYPSEDVTIANHSDWTKTHYPKRIAEFKANALNFNEIVFIGNSITEQGEDWAQKVNNPKARNRGIAGDTSDGIIVRLNEITFYKPEKLFLLIGINDLFHNPNAGQKIHENILHIIDEIHNKSPDTEIFVHTVLPTTTDNLIPKITSLNALLENSASLKSYTFINLHQRFVLLNGKMNMEYSTDGVHLNEKGYAIWSEIIKNII; encoded by the coding sequence ATGAAAAAATGTACTATAAAATTTTTAAGCTTTTTTTTAACGATACTCTCTTTTACTTCTTGCAGTCAAAATAATGAAGAAATTTTAGTCGAAGAAGAAATCATAATAATTCCTGATAATTTATATCCTTCAGAAGATGTTACAATCGCGAATCACAGCGATTGGACAAAAACGCATTATCCTAAAAGGATTGCAGAATTTAAAGCGAATGCTTTGAATTTTAATGAGATTGTTTTTATTGGCAACAGTATTACCGAACAAGGAGAAGATTGGGCGCAGAAAGTCAATAATCCGAAGGCAAGAAATAGAGGTATTGCAGGAGATACTTCCGATGGGATTATTGTAAGATTAAATGAAATCACTTTTTACAAACCAGAAAAATTATTCCTTTTAATCGGTATTAATGATTTATTTCATAATCCTAATGCTGGTCAAAAAATTCATGAAAATATTCTACATATTATCGATGAAATACACAATAAAAGTCCGGATACAGAAATTTTTGTACATACGGTTTTGCCAACAACAACAGATAATTTAATACCTAAAATAACGAGTTTAAATGCTCTTTTAGAGAATTCAGCATCCTTAAAATCATACACATTCATTAATCTTCATCAACGTTTTGTGCTTCTAAACGGCAAAATGAACATGGAATATTCTACGGATGGCGTTCATCTAAATGAAAAAGGATATGCAATATGGTCGGAAATAATTAAGAATATTATTTAA
- a CDS encoding family 43 glycosylhydrolase produces the protein MKLKCISFFFLVATLHAQKPILPDFHADPSIHVWDHRYWIYPSTDEPGSKDWTEMKKWHTYSSKDLVHWKHEGEIFNLEEVSWAKNSAFAPDAMKWKGIYYFFFPAEFQIGVAISTKPNGLFKDALGKPLIGTEEVKGVLSFDPHIFIDDDNTPYLFYGGGNGVAVAKLKDNLTEIDGEIKKLDLKNYHEGIWVHKKNNIYYFTYPTMITRNGKDKQLLVYSTAPTPLGPFTYKGAFFDNDSRNSHHSIIKIKEKWYLFYHIQGPSPYERRVCADYLEYDENGDIKEVKMTKTGIKALR, from the coding sequence ATGAAATTAAAATGTATATCTTTCTTCTTCTTAGTGGCTACTTTGCATGCTCAGAAACCCATCTTGCCAGATTTTCATGCAGATCCATCCATTCATGTTTGGGATCATCGGTATTGGATTTATCCATCAACAGATGAGCCCGGAAGTAAGGATTGGACTGAAATGAAAAAATGGCATACATATTCTTCTAAAGATTTAGTACATTGGAAGCATGAAGGTGAAATTTTCAATTTAGAGGAAGTTTCTTGGGCTAAAAACTCGGCATTTGCTCCTGATGCTATGAAGTGGAAAGGTATATATTATTTCTTTTTTCCTGCGGAATTTCAAATTGGAGTAGCTATTAGTACAAAACCTAATGGTCTTTTTAAAGATGCTTTGGGTAAACCTCTAATCGGTACAGAAGAAGTAAAAGGTGTTTTGTCTTTTGATCCTCATATTTTTATTGATGATGATAACACGCCCTATTTATTTTATGGCGGTGGTAATGGAGTCGCAGTAGCAAAATTAAAAGACAATTTAACAGAAATTGATGGTGAAATTAAAAAACTAGATTTAAAAAATTATCATGAAGGAATTTGGGTGCATAAAAAAAATAATATTTATTATTTTACGTATCCAACCATGATTACCAGAAACGGAAAAGACAAACAGTTGTTAGTGTATTCAACAGCGCCAACACCTTTAGGACCTTTTACATACAAAGGTGCGTTTTTTGATAATGACTCAAGGAATTCTCATCATTCTATCATAAAAATAAAAGAAAAGTGGTATTTATTTTATCACATACAAGGTCCGAGCCCTTATGAAAGAAGAGTATGTGCAGACTATTTAGAGTATGATGAAAATGGAGATATTAAAGAAGTAAAAATGACTAAAACAGGAATAAAAGCACTTCGTTAA
- a CDS encoding glycoside hydrolase family 2 TIM barrel-domain containing protein — MRAIYIVFFLIVALSASRCSKKKDFIGIKEKFNSNWHFKKLDTESFSDDQFLLDTDFQKWDSITLPHTPKIEPKIVNNQWQGISWYSKRFTLGDEMQGKKLFLKFEAAMNIAEVWVNGKKMIRHQGGYLPFVIDFTKVANFDKENIVKVKLNNKDNLITGPKPLKTLDFNTYGGIYRNVWLIAKNPLYITDPIFENKVASGGVFVTYPEVSQEEATINIKTHIKNENDAKQSFLIKNTLLKNDVEIVFSESEIHQLEKNKDQQFSSNLVVANPELWSPKAPNLYHLKTEIFQNEKLVATETIRIGIKTIKFVGQDFYLNEEKTFLRGVNRHQEYPFVGYALSDNANYRDAKKIKEAGFDYVRLSHYPQSNSFMDACDELGLVTIDAILGWQYFSEDKQFQKHVFQTAKDLIRRDRNHASVIAWEVSLNESWMPESFIDSLTNIAKKEYPGNQNFTAGWQSYGYDIYLQARQHRLKHYDDKLKKPYNVSEYGDWEYYAMNAGLNQDSWGNLLQSERSSRQLRSAGENALLQQATNLQEAHNDNLNTPAFADGYWVMFDYNRGYADDLEASGIMDLFRIPKPSYYFYQSQRDYDDPFGKPMIHIANQWKENSPLDVRIFSNCEEVELFLNGKSLGRQKPNQDKMSMNLKHPPFTFKIPKYVVGTLEAKGFMNNSEVVSHSVQSPKKPSQVKIEMDLSGKEIDTQNDDLIFVYASILDENGTVLTNIDDKIEFNLEGNAEFIGENPAQLEAGVATILLKTNPQTKDVEVFTKAINLNFTTSFNLKNRK; from the coding sequence ATGAGGGCAATCTACATCGTATTTTTTCTAATTGTGGCTTTGAGTGCTTCAAGGTGTTCTAAAAAGAAAGATTTTATAGGGATAAAAGAAAAATTCAATTCAAATTGGCATTTTAAAAAATTAGATACTGAATCTTTTTCAGATGATCAATTTCTATTGGATACCGATTTTCAAAAGTGGGATTCGATAACCTTGCCTCATACTCCAAAAATAGAGCCCAAAATAGTCAATAATCAATGGCAAGGTATTTCTTGGTATTCAAAAAGATTTACACTTGGCGATGAAATGCAGGGTAAAAAGTTGTTCTTAAAATTTGAAGCTGCCATGAATATTGCTGAAGTTTGGGTAAATGGTAAAAAAATGATCAGACATCAAGGTGGTTATTTACCCTTTGTAATTGATTTTACAAAGGTTGCTAATTTTGATAAAGAGAACATCGTAAAAGTAAAGCTGAATAACAAAGACAACCTTATTACGGGTCCAAAGCCATTGAAAACCTTAGATTTTAATACATATGGTGGTATTTATCGAAATGTATGGTTGATTGCCAAAAATCCGCTGTATATCACAGATCCAATTTTTGAAAATAAAGTGGCTAGTGGCGGTGTTTTTGTGACCTATCCTGAAGTATCCCAAGAAGAAGCAACCATCAATATTAAAACACATATAAAAAATGAAAATGATGCCAAGCAATCATTTTTAATCAAAAATACCTTGCTTAAAAATGACGTTGAAATAGTTTTTTCTGAAAGTGAAATACATCAGCTTGAAAAAAATAAAGACCAACAATTTTCATCAAATTTAGTGGTGGCAAATCCAGAATTGTGGTCGCCAAAAGCACCCAATTTATATCATTTAAAAACAGAAATTTTTCAAAATGAAAAGTTAGTAGCTACAGAAACGATAAGAATCGGAATTAAAACCATCAAGTTTGTGGGGCAAGATTTTTATCTGAATGAAGAAAAAACTTTTTTACGAGGCGTAAATCGTCATCAGGAATACCCTTTTGTTGGCTATGCACTTTCGGACAATGCAAATTACCGAGATGCAAAAAAAATTAAAGAAGCCGGTTTCGATTATGTAAGATTATCTCATTACCCACAAAGTAACTCTTTTATGGATGCTTGTGATGAATTAGGTTTAGTTACTATAGATGCAATTTTAGGATGGCAATATTTTAGTGAAGACAAACAATTTCAAAAGCACGTATTCCAAACTGCAAAAGATTTAATTAGAAGAGATAGAAATCACGCTTCTGTAATTGCCTGGGAAGTTTCTTTAAACGAATCTTGGATGCCTGAATCTTTTATTGATTCGTTAACAAATATTGCTAAAAAAGAATATCCAGGAAACCAGAATTTTACTGCAGGTTGGCAATCTTATGGATATGATATTTATTTACAAGCACGCCAACATCGATTAAAACACTATGATGATAAATTAAAAAAACCGTATAATGTTTCTGAATATGGAGATTGGGAATATTATGCGATGAATGCTGGTTTAAATCAAGATTCTTGGGGTAATTTATTACAATCAGAACGCTCTAGTCGTCAATTAAGAAGTGCAGGAGAAAATGCATTGTTGCAGCAAGCGACTAATTTACAAGAGGCACATAATGACAATTTAAACACGCCCGCGTTTGCAGATGGTTATTGGGTAATGTTCGATTACAATCGAGGGTATGCTGATGATTTAGAAGCTTCTGGAATCATGGATCTTTTTAGAATCCCAAAACCATCGTATTACTTTTATCAAAGTCAAAGAGATTATGATGATCCTTTTGGTAAACCAATGATTCACATCGCTAATCAATGGAAAGAGAATAGTCCTTTAGATGTTCGGATTTTTAGTAATTGCGAGGAAGTAGAATTGTTTTTAAATGGAAAAAGTTTGGGTCGCCAAAAACCGAATCAAGACAAAATGTCTATGAACTTGAAACATCCTCCGTTTACATTTAAAATTCCAAAATATGTTGTCGGTACATTAGAGGCAAAAGGATTTATGAATAATTCTGAAGTTGTAAGTCATAGTGTGCAGAGTCCTAAAAAACCATCACAAGTAAAAATTGAGATGGATTTAAGTGGAAAAGAAATCGATACCCAAAATGATGATCTCATTTTTGTTTATGCGAGTATTTTGGATGAAAACGGAACAGTTCTGACCAATATTGATGATAAAATTGAATTCAATTTAGAGGGAAATGCAGAGTTCATTGGCGAGAATCCTGCACAATTAGAAGCGGGTGTTGCTACAATTTTACTAAAAACAAATCCGCAAACGAAAGATGTAGAAGTTTTTACAAAAGCCATCAACTTAAACTTTACAACTTCTTTCAACCTAAAAAACCGCAAATAA
- a CDS encoding glycosyl hydrolase 53 family protein produces MKKGKALLFLLLWIPGVLLSQSIEIVSYGENPFIVNPLTGSNLTVNYKFTSEAGSSGNHLFIGLEILDENDTYVSYINGATLENQTAGTDKTGSVSFFVGSSNKTSADLPSGHYYQVKAVLFASGGWTENAWAGYWNTPVLTLQDTNGYDFSTNKIAKGADISWMTEMESKGYAWKDNQGTAKELMPLLKEYDLDAVRLRVWVNPENSGANGWCDIDDLVTKAEKAKANNLDIMICVHYSDWWADPGQQTKPAAWTNYSVSQLENAVANHTTAILTALETKGITPKWVQIGNETNNGMLWTTGKASTGGFANYAKFLNAGANAAKSFNNSIKTILHLASGNDNNLFQWNIGGLLNNGFQIDTFDIIGMSLYPDENNWKSYVDATYDNMLDMKSRYDKEVMMVEVGFSNNNPDVAHQFLTYMIEKTKQAQGLGVFYWEPIAHGNFTSYSKGAWDDDGSPSIVMDAFIEKSVLDTSSFEFKNNSLFQIYPNPSAHSITIKTLDTNLDINPETIHIFDVTGKKIRTVKASGTAITINISSLKSGIYIIKINNAQALRFLKK; encoded by the coding sequence ATGAAAAAAGGGAAGGCTTTATTATTTTTACTCTTATGGATTCCAGGTGTTTTACTTTCTCAAAGTATAGAAATTGTTTCTTATGGAGAAAATCCTTTCATAGTAAATCCATTAACAGGAAGTAATTTAACTGTAAATTATAAATTCACAAGTGAAGCTGGCTCTTCTGGCAATCATCTTTTTATTGGTTTAGAAATATTAGATGAAAACGATACTTATGTTAGTTACATAAACGGAGCAACTTTAGAAAATCAAACTGCCGGAACAGATAAAACTGGCAGTGTTTCTTTTTTTGTAGGAAGCAGTAATAAAACATCAGCAGATTTACCTTCTGGTCATTATTACCAAGTGAAGGCTGTTTTATTTGCCAGTGGTGGTTGGACTGAAAATGCTTGGGCGGGTTATTGGAACACACCTGTTTTAACTTTACAAGATACAAATGGATATGATTTTAGCACAAATAAAATTGCAAAAGGTGCAGATATTAGTTGGATGACTGAAATGGAATCTAAAGGTTACGCTTGGAAAGATAATCAAGGAACCGCTAAAGAATTAATGCCCCTTTTAAAAGAGTACGATTTAGATGCTGTACGATTAAGAGTGTGGGTAAATCCAGAAAATTCTGGCGCCAATGGTTGGTGTGATATTGACGATTTAGTCACAAAAGCAGAAAAAGCCAAAGCAAATAATTTGGATATTATGATTTGTGTTCACTACAGTGATTGGTGGGCAGATCCGGGGCAACAAACAAAACCTGCTGCGTGGACAAATTATTCAGTTTCACAATTAGAAAATGCGGTGGCGAATCATACAACCGCGATTTTAACAGCTTTAGAAACAAAAGGAATTACACCAAAATGGGTGCAAATTGGTAATGAAACTAATAATGGAATGTTATGGACAACAGGAAAGGCATCAACTGGAGGTTTTGCCAATTATGCCAAATTTTTAAATGCAGGTGCAAATGCAGCAAAATCATTTAACAACAGTATTAAAACCATTTTACATCTGGCAAGTGGCAATGATAATAATTTATTTCAATGGAATATTGGCGGATTGTTAAATAATGGTTTTCAGATTGATACATTTGATATTATAGGAATGTCTTTATATCCAGATGAAAATAATTGGAAGTCTTATGTAGATGCTACTTATGATAATATGTTGGATATGAAATCACGTTACGATAAGGAGGTAATGATGGTAGAAGTTGGTTTTTCTAACAATAACCCAGATGTTGCTCATCAGTTTTTAACATATATGATAGAAAAAACGAAACAAGCGCAAGGTTTAGGAGTTTTTTACTGGGAGCCCATAGCGCATGGAAATTTCACTTCGTACTCCAAAGGAGCTTGGGATGATGACGGAAGTCCTTCTATAGTGATGGATGCTTTTATTGAGAAATCTGTGTTAGATACAAGTAGTTTTGAATTTAAAAACAATTCGCTATTTCAGATATATCCAAATCCAAGTGCGCATAGCATCACCATTAAAACTTTAGATACCAACCTAGATATCAACCCAGAAACCATCCATATTTTTGATGTTACAGGTAAGAAAATTAGAACTGTGAAGGCATCGGGAACTGCAATCACCATAAATATTTCAAGTTTAAAATCAGGAATTTACATTATAAAAATTAACAATGCACAAGCTCTCAGGTTCTTAAAAAAATAA
- a CDS encoding RagB/SusD family nutrient uptake outer membrane protein, with protein sequence MKTIQYFKKPLITLLILIVFTSCTEDLDRFPTNALTNEKQFSTVDGYKQAMVSAYIQFAGANNFFYRDFFELQEVTTDEIVNTWGDHQETTLSWSSEHDQSTGVYQSGLYLITLCNNFIIESEASLVASRGFNQTEQQEVEIFKSEVRFIRAYAYWMLMDLFGNPTFATEETLRNGEVPGQIMRADLFNFIESELKEIEPLMMDARANEYGRADKAAVWSLLARLYINAETYTDSQKYSEAIAYSKKVIDAGYSLEQNHQWLMLGDNDQNTNEFIYTFNYDNEKVRTWGGTNTYSLGAAGVTASVNGMSSSWNLYRVTPSIPALFPTNDPSIDHRAVFWTENDESSRTLEIESLPNSLNGYSLYKYRNVHRDGSPISQENTFNNLSDIDFPVFRLAEMYLIYAEAVLRGGSGGDSASALAYINKIRGRAYDNNPSSSAGNITLNEMDLDFILDERARELMWEGFRRTDLIRYKRFTTSDYLWAWKGGVKSGAAVNAKFRLFPIPITDLLANPKLEQNPGY encoded by the coding sequence ATGAAAACAATACAGTATTTTAAAAAACCTTTAATAACGTTGCTAATTCTTATTGTATTCACTTCTTGTACAGAAGATTTAGACCGTTTTCCTACAAATGCATTAACCAACGAAAAACAGTTTAGTACTGTTGATGGTTATAAACAAGCAATGGTTTCTGCATACATTCAGTTTGCAGGCGCTAACAATTTTTTCTATCGAGATTTTTTCGAACTCCAAGAAGTAACTACAGATGAAATCGTAAACACTTGGGGAGATCATCAGGAAACAACTTTAAGCTGGTCTTCAGAACACGATCAATCTACCGGGGTTTATCAAAGCGGATTGTATCTAATTACGTTGTGCAACAATTTTATTATTGAATCAGAAGCATCTTTAGTGGCTAGTAGAGGTTTCAATCAAACAGAACAGCAAGAGGTAGAAATTTTTAAAAGTGAAGTTCGGTTTATAAGAGCTTATGCCTATTGGATGCTCATGGATTTATTTGGCAATCCGACCTTTGCAACGGAAGAAACCTTAAGAAACGGAGAGGTTCCTGGTCAAATAATGAGGGCTGATCTTTTCAATTTTATCGAATCAGAATTAAAAGAAATTGAACCTTTAATGATGGATGCCAGAGCAAATGAGTACGGTAGAGCAGACAAAGCTGCTGTTTGGTCTTTGCTAGCAAGATTATATATAAATGCAGAAACCTATACTGATTCTCAAAAATATTCAGAAGCAATTGCATACAGTAAAAAAGTGATTGATGCAGGGTATTCATTAGAGCAAAATCACCAATGGTTAATGCTGGGAGACAACGATCAAAACACGAATGAATTTATTTACACCTTTAATTATGATAACGAAAAGGTAAGAACCTGGGGAGGAACCAATACTTATTCACTGGGTGCCGCAGGAGTTACTGCCTCTGTAAACGGAATGAGTTCTAGTTGGAACCTGTATAGAGTTACACCTTCAATTCCTGCATTATTTCCTACAAATGATCCAAGTATTGATCATAGAGCGGTTTTTTGGACAGAGAATGACGAGTCTAGTAGAACCTTAGAAATTGAGTCTTTACCCAATTCTTTAAACGGGTATTCTCTTTATAAATATAGAAATGTACATAGAGACGGATCTCCTATTAGTCAAGAAAATACGTTTAATAATTTAAGTGACATTGATTTTCCGGTATTTAGATTGGCAGAAATGTATTTGATTTATGCAGAAGCTGTTTTAAGAGGTGGTTCTGGAGGCGATAGTGCTTCCGCTTTAGCATATATCAACAAAATTAGAGGAAGAGCTTATGACAACAATCCAAGTAGCAGCGCCGGTAATATCACTTTAAATGAAATGGATTTAGATTTTATTTTAGACGAAAGAGCAAGAGAACTCATGTGGGAAGGTTTTAGGAGAACAGATTTAATTCGATATAAAAGATTTACAACCTCAGATTATTTGTGGGCTTGGAAAGGTGGTGTAAAAAGTGGCGCTGCTGTAAATGCTAAATTTAGATTATTTCCAATACCAATTACTGATTTGTTGGCAAACCCTAAGTTAGAACAAAATCCAGGATATTAA
- a CDS encoding SusC/RagA family TonB-linked outer membrane protein has translation MMIFLKKEPTFYITKKWMFLMLFCWVPLVLFSQQLKVSGTIKDAKTNDVLPGVSIVIKGTTTGTSSGMDGDYSIQAKINDILIFSYLGYEAKEVKITTQNLNISLEESAQSLDEIVLIGYGSSKKKDLTGAVTTVTEKDFQQGFVTNAEQLIANKIPGVQITPVSGQPGAGSSFLIRGGASLGASNNPLFVIDGNPIGLADGPGILSALNPEDIASFSVLKDAAAAAIYGSRGSNGVILITTKKGRSNELKFSLSTKASISQNFLTQSVLSGDQFREVAQRAEAVSGTNILNNLGNENTDWQDEIFQNALTTEASMSVSGGIKNLPYRLSLGYLDQEGTLRTGNFQRTTATLNVNPVLFDGHLKVNVNVKAILQDQRIADQGAIFTATTFDPTQPVLDPNSPFGGYWQYTEFASNPAVLRHYNPVSMLEQVENKNKNLRSIGNIQLDYKLHFFPDLKVNLNTGYDIAESSWSYFTPADYFPANISNGNNSSGDPGSKTENVFLEATLNYAKEIKSIKSRVEALAGYSYNDFKTTNYFYPSFDVDGVLQPGSEPNFDFDIPQNTLISYFGRLIYALHDKYILTGTIRTDGSSRFSQNNRWGVFPSVSGAWKISDEKFLENSKTISNLKLRLGYGITGQQEGIGNYGYIPIYNLGEAFIQYPIGNGFVQGVNPTATDRNRKWEQSTTYNIGLDWGLFNNRVSGSFEVYLRETEDLLNNVSIPSGTDFANNITKNIGSLENRGFELKIDANPIQSKDFNWYLGFNYGYNENKITSLSEDNDSSVGLFNGSILVNTVGFQRNTFYLYRQVYDANGNPIEDQMVDINQDGTINEQDRYRSESSVPRHNLGFNTSFNYKKVSLNMAFHANLGHYIFFRPNDNLASIYDGIFRGNVHTDYFDTQFTQNGNANQGFSDHYLQNASFLKMDNISLNYDLGNILNSEKNSNLALSASVQNVFILTDFEGGDPESPFNFGSNFGGNYTAPRTFSLALNFNF, from the coding sequence ATGATGATTTTCCTTAAGAAAGAGCCAACATTCTATATCACAAAAAAATGGATGTTTCTAATGCTATTTTGTTGGGTTCCTCTGGTTTTATTTTCACAACAATTAAAAGTTAGTGGAACGATAAAAGATGCTAAAACCAATGATGTATTGCCAGGTGTTAGTATTGTAATAAAAGGAACCACCACAGGAACTTCCTCTGGTATGGATGGAGATTATAGTATCCAGGCAAAAATAAACGATATTTTAATTTTTTCTTACTTAGGATATGAAGCTAAGGAAGTAAAAATAACTACTCAAAATTTAAATATTAGCTTAGAGGAGTCTGCACAGAGTTTGGATGAAATTGTTTTAATTGGATATGGTTCCTCAAAGAAAAAAGATTTAACAGGCGCCGTAACGACAGTTACAGAAAAAGACTTTCAACAAGGCTTTGTAACCAATGCAGAGCAATTGATTGCCAATAAGATTCCAGGTGTTCAAATTACGCCTGTAAGCGGTCAACCAGGTGCAGGGAGTTCTTTTTTAATTCGAGGAGGAGCCTCTTTAGGTGCTTCAAATAATCCTTTGTTTGTGATCGATGGCAACCCAATAGGATTGGCAGATGGACCCGGAATTTTGAGTGCTTTAAATCCAGAAGACATTGCTTCATTTAGTGTTTTAAAAGATGCCGCTGCGGCAGCAATTTATGGTTCAAGAGGTTCTAATGGTGTTATTTTAATTACGACTAAAAAAGGAAGAAGTAATGAATTAAAGTTTTCGCTTTCTACAAAAGCCTCTATTTCTCAAAATTTTTTAACACAGTCCGTATTGTCAGGTGATCAGTTTAGAGAAGTTGCACAAAGAGCAGAAGCAGTCTCGGGCACAAACATATTAAATAATCTAGGTAATGAAAATACAGATTGGCAAGACGAAATTTTTCAAAATGCATTAACCACCGAGGCTTCAATGAGTGTTTCTGGCGGAATTAAAAATTTACCTTATCGATTGTCTTTAGGATATTTAGATCAAGAAGGAACCTTAAGAACGGGTAATTTTCAAAGAACCACGGCTACGCTCAATGTAAATCCTGTTTTGTTTGATGGTCATTTAAAAGTAAATGTAAATGTAAAAGCAATATTACAAGACCAAAGAATAGCAGATCAAGGAGCTATTTTTACAGCCACAACTTTTGATCCAACGCAACCCGTATTGGACCCAAACTCACCTTTTGGTGGTTATTGGCAATACACAGAGTTTGCTTCTAACCCGGCAGTTTTAAGACACTACAATCCTGTATCGATGTTAGAGCAAGTTGAAAATAAAAACAAGAACCTAAGAAGTATCGGAAATATTCAGTTAGATTATAAACTTCACTTTTTTCCTGATTTAAAAGTGAATTTAAATACGGGCTATGATATTGCAGAAAGTAGTTGGAGTTATTTTACACCCGCAGATTATTTTCCTGCGAATATTTCTAACGGGAACAATTCTTCTGGAGACCCTGGTTCTAAAACCGAAAATGTATTTTTAGAGGCTACTTTAAACTATGCTAAAGAAATAAAAAGTATAAAAAGTAGGGTTGAAGCTTTAGCGGGATATTCTTATAACGATTTTAAAACAACCAACTATTTTTATCCAAGTTTTGATGTTGATGGAGTTTTACAACCAGGTTCAGAACCAAATTTCGATTTTGATATTCCGCAAAACACGCTAATATCTTACTTCGGAAGGTTAATTTATGCGCTTCATGACAAATATATTCTAACAGGAACGATAAGAACAGATGGTTCTTCACGTTTTTCACAAAACAACAGATGGGGTGTTTTTCCATCGGTTTCAGGAGCTTGGAAAATTAGTGATGAGAAATTTTTAGAGAATTCAAAGACCATTTCTAACTTAAAGTTAAGATTAGGTTATGGAATTACAGGCCAGCAAGAAGGCATTGGAAATTACGGTTACATTCCTATTTATAATTTGGGTGAAGCTTTTATTCAATATCCCATTGGTAATGGTTTTGTGCAAGGAGTCAACCCGACAGCGACAGATAGAAATAGAAAATGGGAACAATCTACCACCTATAATATTGGTTTGGATTGGGGACTTTTTAACAACAGAGTTTCAGGCAGTTTTGAGGTGTATTTAAGAGAAACGGAGGATTTACTAAACAATGTTTCTATTCCTTCTGGTACAGATTTCGCTAATAATATCACTAAAAATATTGGGAGTTTAGAAAACAGAGGTTTCGAGTTAAAAATTGATGCAAATCCTATTCAATCGAAAGATTTTAATTGGTATTTAGGCTTTAATTATGGCTATAATGAAAACAAAATTACAAGTCTCTCAGAAGATAATGATAGTTCCGTAGGACTTTTTAATGGGAGTATTTTGGTAAATACGGTTGGTTTTCAGAGAAATACATTTTATCTGTATCGACAGGTTTATGATGCCAATGGCAATCCGATAGAAGATCAAATGGTAGATATCAATCAAGACGGAACCATCAATGAACAAGATAGATATCGAAGTGAAAGTTCTGTGCCCAGACATAACCTTGGTTTTAACACAAGCTTTAATTATAAAAAAGTATCGTTGAATATGGCTTTTCACGCCAATTTAGGACATTATATTTTCTTCAGGCCGAATGATAATTTAGCCTCTATTTATGATGGTATTTTTAGAGGAAACGTTCACACAGATTATTTTGACACACAATTTACGCAGAATGGTAATGCAAATCAAGGGTTTAGTGATCATTACTTGCAAAATGCATCCTTCCTTAAAATGGATAATATTAGCTTGAATTATGATTTAGGGAACATTCTAAATTCAGAGAAAAACTCCAATTTAGCTTTATCTGCCTCTGTGCAAAATGTATTTATACTCACTGATTTTGAAGGTGGTGATCCTGAATCTCCATTCAATTTTGGGTCTAATTTCGGTGGTAATTATACAGCACCAAGAACTTTTTCGCTAGCGCTTAATTTTAATTTTTAA